The sequence TCGGGAATACGGgaatcaataaattatgttatataatattacggtcTCTGGTAAAAACGTACCTTTCGACATTTCTCAAAGGTAtgcgaaataatattttaaataaattcgtaTCGACACGAATCGCAATAAATGTTAAAgccgatgtataatattattataatcgtaatcGGGTTCTCGTGAATAATGCAATGTTTCTAACGAAAATGGATAGATAGCGGATTATTGATTATAGACGTTGGATAAAAAGTATGCGTTTTTTAaggataattgataatatataattattatgtagtattatcACGATTCACGACGATTATACTGCTATATATATTGCacaatcgtattatatatatatatatatatatgtatatatttattcctATTCTACTTTATCAAAAGAAACACTTGGCTACGATCTGTACTTTATATCGCCAAAACCTCTTAGATTCGGGAGAAACAATGCGATGTGACGCGAAAAGTAACATTTTACGATTTGCTATATAACTTGTTAAATCTTTTGTGTCCGACTCGCAATTTACAAATCACAATGGCTTACAACGAGTGTTGACTATATTCTTTTTATCGTACACTGATTTGAATTCCTACTATTTCTTTAAGTAATTTGCGGCTGGGAACATTTATGAGTAATAAATTTTGCCAGCTCCAAAAGTCAGATAAATAGTATCTATGGttatgtaagtacctacctaggtATATCATTTATTAGGACGTACTCCAAGACTTGGTGTAGCCTATATCATTGCATATAGGAAATACTACCAGAAAATCTATCACATTAAAGccaatattattacagtgttcggttaagttttattttatcgttaaattataatattatattatcttaaaaatcaCTTATGTATAATctatgtagttatatatatcACGTtagtaataaacatataattataaactttgaACTAGTAGTTATcacatttcattatattatataacattaatatattcgtatacataatatgctataaaattatcattaatattgcgAATGGTTAGGCTCCTTgatctattaatttaatcacttagaattaataataataataataatttatgctatttaaatttaaataattgcagATAGGTTACACAGCGttagtgtattattatcatgtttatataatttgtatatactttatattttttgtatataatattatttctataacatattttacatacaacTTAAACGTATTGATTATAGGCACCATGATTTATGACGAATgagtattatatgaaaataaataatgcgaAACATCGAATGttaaccaaattaaaattattattgtacctaattattaattacaatttcgtactcgacattaaaaaaataactataattggaGAAATATCTAAATGCGATAACTGCTTATGTAACGTACctacatgtttatttttttattattgtgtgctCAACggaaaaatgtttactaaaatcTACTACTCATCGtcttaatcaaataataaatcacaacATATTTTTGTTCTAGATAATCgtagaaaaaatatgaatttcattaaaaaataattagataggtacttaaaaatatcaatgatttatttaaattgttataatctCGGTGTACGTATGCCGTTCAATAAAAGTTATGCATTACCTTATATTAAAccttattttaagaaaatacttaaaaaaacgcCGAATTATATCatctaaatattgttaatattaataaactctCAGTGGCATGGGCCACTGGGCTaacaaagttatattaaaattttagttcCATTATAagcgataaaaatgttttataggttTTAAACAAGATAAAATGAATtctaaatattactttaaatttggTTTTGCAGTTGAGCGGtgttaatgaatttaaatattagtggAAATTGATTGAGGATGGCAAGATTTTGGAGAGTGAGTCTAAAAGGTTTTAGTAAACAACATTATAGTGGTTCTAAAGTCATTTTTCACATCTAAAGAATGGGTTTTCACGTTTATACGTGTTAGGGAGAAGCACTTTAACAGATTTTTTCTGTGtgatacagtattattataataatgggattaatacgtttttttatatctttcgatcaagtattaatattaacatttttggtatCCAGGTATAATGGACAATGGTATTACGTAAtagttactttattatttaccttCTTTGTGGAttgtatagacattttaaaatgttttctatagttgaatattttgaaaaattattataccttttacctatactattttttttaaatatattattaaaatctaaccgtaattattattcagtatccaacattaataattagttaatgttatttattacatatagtattaatagGTAACAGATTATATATCATCTATTCGTTATTTAAAGTTATGGATTgactatagttattacttatttttattgcatatagtTACTGCACTTGTTATTGCtcgttaaaattgtttgtattatttcatataaaaacaaattgtttatcAACAACTGTAATCTGTTTTAATGTACTCTctcgaataattatattaaatattaattgtctaAATAACAAGTTAACACAGTTACTTATTTAAGTATATCTCATACCAGTGATACCTACAAATTGTAGgctataattttaactattttaataatacctgTATAATTTAACTACATATATTACTATGATACGAATACGTACTTCAAGATAACCTAGTATATCAAATGATTTTAATCTAGTCGGAAATTCATCAATATTTGTTGTTCTATAAGCGCCACTTATTCATTACATTATCATTTATGTAGGTCTAACATGTTCAATCAAATTACTCGGGTTTGGGATTggatattaaataggtaatacaaattacaaataaatatactgtTTTGTTGTCGGGTAAcgattattacaaataatatatgtataatattaggatataataataaatttatgtgtttatagagatataaataaatctatgggatgcaattttttcaaaataaataacataagtGACCTtcgatacatattttttagacaAACACTCGAACtcgttatttatgtttatttaattttatacaactcgatatttataaattgtacgataaaataaaaaaaattattattcctatTTTCGTCAATACTTTCAATGTACCCAATAAAAACTGCTAGTAAGGTTAACTGGTTACAACAtacctataaatttatattacccaTATTTTGCGTAGTCGAAAATTAACGCTTAACTGCAGCAGAAGACACGTGCTGCACTAGCTATAATGTACGTGATAAATTCACTGTGAATGCTGTcttataatactcgtaattattgaataatataatgttatctgTCCGGTGACTTGGAATTTACAAAtcatattgtacaaaaaaaaattatattttgatttccgTGTACCGGAAAATCGGAGAATAATATACTAGTTCgccttgtttaaaaaattaagaaggTATAGTGTttcttaaaatcaattaaaataaatatattatgcaattaaattaaCTCATTAAagaacagaaataataatagtttgtcttatcaacattttgttatttatcaCACCttctttgaaaacaaaaatgtatatatatatagttttataaatagtacaagtaaaaaacaaaattatatttaatttattgaatacataaaaacaaaaactttattttcttaataataatactaaaaattataaatttaaattcaaagtgtaatgttaattgaataatattatcttagttGTGTACAAGAGATGCGAGGTAAAAATTATTGCcgaaaaaataaactgtaaatttaaaatgaaaccagtttttgtttttttttgttgtaatttaaaagattaataaCAAAGGTAAtgtaaatgtcaaaatattttgactttttggtgctatttataaaaattgatattttcagttttttttaacgAGTATATCTTAGATTGAatgaatatatcaaaataaacattttagaaatgAAAAAGcttcaaaattgaatataagatTCTTCATAAGCTGTTCTgcgatttaaaaatgtcaaaaataatatacaggcTAACATTTTTAAGCTATTGTAAATATCACggaaatttatatatatctatatatatatatctatatatatatatatattatttagtattttaaaagttaaggcTTGaactttttgtataatatactaaaaatatcaaaaatacatacagcatgtgcttttttttatataaatttgcttatatttttacacaattgGATACAATAACATTCCTTATTCCAATGGTTTTAGTTATTtgcttgtatacaatttaaaaaaaatataactctattctcattataatatttatattatatgtttatttatatttatttatattctgactaattttaaacattttttcaatcacatatattttcattattttgtatacacatttaaaacgtctaaatatctaaataaattttagttatttatacctaaaaaattaaaaattataattaggtactataaaacCTCCCTTCGTGGTTTATTGTAATTGTATCGAATACTATGGATGTAAATAAAATCTTTCTGTGTAACCCTAAGTCACAgtacaaatgtttaattatagcGTTATTATATACAACCCATAACTATATgctttgaacatttaaaaacgtcaaaataatagatacatttttgtttttgttttccaGAACGCGTCGGCAGAGTCGTGGAACACGATCACcgtttaattaacaataaacagACTTCTGGTTTATCTGATTTTTGGTTAAAAGCCGGTCATTGATGAACCACGCTGCGACAACAACCACGACACGTTCTGCTGAGCGGACCTGTAACTTGCAGACGACATGCGACTGGTTAACGGATAGAAGTCGCCTGCGAGTAACCGAAATTAAAGTGACATCATCACAGCTACTGACTGCCACAACTGCCTACACTAAGTAATAGAATTGCTCCATTCTAGTATTTTACCACGATGGAACGGAACAGATTGTTTCTGGTACCACGGTTGTAGCCGGACTCGTATAACTACGACAACGACCACGACCACCACTCGCACTAGTCGAATCGCTATCCGATCGTCTCTTGTAGATTTATGGAAGCGGACGATGATGGACGCGAcccggcggcggtggcggagaCGGAGAcgaaggcggcggcggcgactacGACCGGaaaagacgacgacgacgatgacagTGGCACTTCCGGTGGCAGCGAAGAGTACGACGAATATTTGGCTGACTTCCTAAAAAAGCTGTGTCGGGAACGGGTAACCACCAATGATCAAATAGTGCCGTGCACTGCAAAGCGGGTATCGGTCCAGGTGGAGTCTGTACCGTATGGCGGTGTCCGGTACGGGGGAGTGGAGGGCAACGAAGCGGACGcggacgacgatgacgacgcaTCTACGGCAACGATGACTCGCAAACCTAAGATACCAGACGGTGGCTGGGGCTGGATGGTAGTGTTCGCCTCGCTGATGATCTGCCTGATCTCAGATGGAATCAGTTTTTCGTTCGGGTTGCTATACATCGAATTCCTCAAGGAGTTCCAGGAGAGTAAGTCCAAGACGGCGTGGATCGGTAGCCTTTTCATGGCCGTGCCGCTGATTCTGGGTCCGGTGGGAAGCGCTCTAGTCGACAAGTTTGGGTGTCGGAAAATGACCATCCTGGGTGGTATAATATCCGGCTTGGGGTTCATCATATCGTCGTTCGCCGACTCGATCGAGATGGTGTTCTTCACATTTGGGTTCCTATCCGGACTAGGCCTATGTCTGTGCTATGTCACGGCCGTCGTTAGCATCGCGTACTGGTTTGACAAGAAGCGCACTTTAGCCACCGGGTTAGGTGCGTGTGGAACCGGTATCGGCACGTTTCTATATGCACCAATGACTCAGTACTCGATCGAGGAGTACGGCTGGCGGGGCACCGTGCTCCTGTTAGCTGGCACGTTTTTCAACTTTTGCGTGTGTGGAGCCCTAATGCGCGATCCCGATTGGCTGATCGCTGAACAGAAGAAACCGGCAGTCACCAGTGGGCATTCAACAGCTGTCATCGCCAAACCGTGGACCGACACCGAGGAGTCCATCGTCGATCACTGTCCAATGGTAGCCATCGAGAACGAAACAGCTGATACGCCCGCCGAAAGGACTACGGGATTCGAGCTTATCGCGTCTGAACCGGATGTTGACGCACTCATGCAGTATCCAGGAGTTGAGCAATACAGACGCATGGTGAAAGAAGCTCAGTGCGCCGAGTACAGGCTGACTGGTGTCACCACCACCGTCCGCAGTCCAATGACCGACGGTGTTCGGCGATTGCCCGACGACAACGCTGGTTTCCGGTCAGTCATCAACTTACCCACATATCTCAAGCACAACGAAAAAGTGagtttatgcattttttaacaATCCCCGCCGCACTTACACCTCACTCATATCACCTAAACAATCAGAACACATAGATTTCAATTTGGATTTCGAACATTTTATCTCCCAACAAATCACCTTTATTCACTTTAAATGTTGTCAATAACATCGTAATTAtataagtagatataatatagtgtacacGATAATATGAATGGCGCAAAATGCGAATACTGTAAAGCGTTAAAGAAGACCATTTTGACATTAAGCTTACCGTCGTTAGAATTAAAGAGCTCTtaagtataaatactttaaagaaTAAATCCCCTCTTATTTTAACAGAAAACggcattttcaattatatagacggatcgatatttttaatgataaataaacttGGTATTATAAACCGTATAGTGTCGTACATTTATTGTTCTGTCAGCTACGACGTACATGATCttatatttgcattatttattgCGTACAATTGTTCCGGCTATtgacatattacattattatattatcaagaaaaaaattggaaatataatcattgaaaaaaaaaacaattgaaatcaGTAGGTATTCAAATTTTAGGTGGGTGATAAAATTtatcgtatacaatatttataaagcaaTTGCAAATGTTTTCAAACAATTTGTTGTGATTTTCTTGTTACACgtctatagtattatacttgTAGACATGTTATACGAATCAAAGCTTATATTAATAACCGGAAGCAACGAGTTAGgaataatgatatacatttaGAAGTTATCATTACGCCAAGTTAGGGGTCCtccaaataataattcttttgtaaatcgtttttatatacacatatatatatatatacaatatataaatacctgttATGTAgtggaaaaaaattttaaaaaaacgttacttgacataaatatgtactttatgtacgtatatattatacaactatttagTCCTCAATTAAATgatgttgaaaaatgtataaggaataatatattttttaacaaacaaatatttttaatggaaattttaaattaaattaaactatattcgaaaaataataatatttacactaaATGTAAATACGAGGTTTAACTGGTTTAAGTATATGAGTAtaagtaaataactatttaattacaagtatcaataattattatagttgcctaaataaataaagaacaaTTATTACAAGTAAATCAGTCGATATCCCCCAAAAAATatctattgtttttgttttgcgAAATGTTAACAACAGCATTATTTTAGGCATTTAGTGATAATTACATTATGCAATATTTCTAcactttatttgatttttaaacgcatatttttaatttagaatttaatttagataagaTTATAGAGTTTTGTGATTCTAAAGTAGATCacaaattattctaaattattctTTTCTATTCCATATTGgtcttaacttaaaaataataattataattaacggTTTGGATGatacaagattttttttataaacacaaaatgtatgatgataattttgtctggaaatttgaaaataaaaataatttaaagtaaattaatgtcATTTACAAATAAAAGAATAACTAACCTATAAACATACTACCCACTTAGTTACATTTcactacttgaaaaaaaaataaaaaataatagtgcgTGCGTCTATTACGTGAAGGCATTACTCGCCCCTGAATAGACAGCATAATAACCATaccataaaaatacattactgTTTTGTAAACTGCTCGATGATAAAAATCTATGATGTTCAAAAACCACAGATGATAAACCAATAATAGTGACAGTAAATGCTAACAATGTCAAGAATGAAGCtgccaacatttaaaaaaataaaattacaaattaattaatacctataattataccataattttattattcagtctaagtaatcaaatatattcaaaaatataaaaactaactaagttataactaattaaagaACCTAAATTTTGGGTAAATAAAAACAGTCTTGGTAAATAATCAATGAAtatccaaaatatttaattccaaAAGTTTAgtgtaattgaataaaaaaccaAAGTGACAATATAATTCAAAGTTTCATAGCAATATTAGttgggaaaataaataaaaatatacgaagcaaatttaaataaaattattgtctcatcttaatttttaatgtcgTTCCTTAGTCAACAATGTAAATGTTAAAGCCTATATAAATGTACGATATTGTCAagtaaaataggtacatatactatattagcTTGACTATGGTAGTATTGCCTTAATATTTACATCGAtgcgtgtaatatattaataataataataaaaatgatgaataTTTTCCGGATACTGAGTACT is a genomic window of Rhopalosiphum padi isolate XX-2018 chromosome 4, ASM2088224v1, whole genome shotgun sequence containing:
- the LOC132928483 gene encoding uncharacterized protein LOC132928483 isoform X2, with translation MEADDDGRDPAAVAETETKAAAATTTGKDDDDDDSGTSGGSEEYDEYLADFLKKLCRERVTTNDQIVPCTAKRVSVQVESVPYGGVRYGGVEGNEADADDDDDASTATMTRKPKIPDGGWGWMVVFASLMICLISDGISFSFGLLYIEFLKEFQESKSKTAWIGSLFMAVPLILGPVGSALVDKFGCRKMTILGGIISGLGFIISSFADSIEMVFFTFGFLSGLGLCLCYVTAVVSIAYWFDKKRTLATGLGACGTGIGTFLYAPMTQYSIEEYGWRGTVLLLAGTFFNFCVCGALMRDPDWLIAEQKKPAVTSGHSTAVIAKPWTDTEESIVDHCPMVAIENETADTPAERTTGFELIASEPDVDALMQYPGVEQYRRMVKEAQCAEYRLTGVTTTVRSPMTDGVRRLPDDNAGFRSVINLPTYLKHNEKVPFEVLESLSSNKTLFNLILENYPNLLLCRSSSVSQVNNASLGKDPSDTRTVNNKGSGLRSDTPPLVMKMKLKQSKKSNSMGSGGMSPLESQAVSPPQTYTADNSPERQHKPHPSMLKRQFSTTQNSYFKSLPYHRSSVMYKGAILNIQKNSMKASSCPDIYNNNSTLTVTSEPDSEWYTEVKELFSGILDFSMFLELHFLFLSLSTILLFTWFIVPYFYLTDFVMAQGLSETDASTIISTIGATNTVGMILLGWAGDYPWMNVTKVYAICLVGCGICCAIMPLFISSFWSLIVIGALFGLFFASNFSFTPAILVELIPLDRFTTAYGLMLLCQGIGNLLGPPLAGWVSDLTGFWDLSFYLAGFWIVLSGVFIGLIPFTKNRLLWGAGQLEIERDSVRS